One Campylobacter concisus DNA segment encodes these proteins:
- a CDS encoding class II 3-deoxy-7-phosphoheptulonate synthase encodes MTWNRDSWREFNILQQPKYPDLKELKEVEEKLKSLPPLVFAGEARSLKEELAKVCNGEAFLLQGGDCAESFTNFNANNIRDMFKVLLQMAIVLTFAGGYPVVKVGRVAGQFAKPRSSDFEEVNGIKLPSYRGDIINGFEFDEKARVPDPKRMIEAYYQSASTMNLLRAFSRGGLADLHQVHKWNLGFVKKPEIGEKYAKLADELTKTLSFMAACGITSANTPVINQTAVYTSHEALLLPYEEALTRVDSLSGEWYDCSAHMLWIGERTRGINDAHVHFLSGVKNPIGVKIGPSAKAEDVVALANKLNPENEAGRLNVIIRMGADKIGENLPKILRELKREGLNIVYSIDPMHGNTVKTSNNYKTREFDKIISEVRSFFEIHKAEGTRAGGVHLEMTGQDVTECTGGALNITESSLEQRYETQCDPRLNADQALELAFLMADLVKKA; translated from the coding sequence ATGACTTGGAACCGCGATAGCTGGAGAGAATTTAATATCTTGCAACAACCAAAATACCCAGATTTAAAAGAGCTTAAAGAGGTCGAAGAAAAATTAAAATCGCTTCCTCCTTTGGTCTTTGCTGGCGAGGCTAGAAGTTTAAAAGAAGAACTTGCAAAAGTTTGTAATGGTGAGGCGTTTTTGCTTCAAGGTGGCGACTGCGCTGAGAGCTTTACAAATTTTAATGCAAACAACATCAGAGATATGTTTAAGGTTTTACTTCAAATGGCGATAGTTTTAACCTTTGCTGGTGGCTATCCAGTGGTCAAAGTGGGCCGCGTGGCAGGGCAGTTTGCAAAGCCTAGAAGTAGCGATTTTGAAGAGGTAAATGGCATTAAGCTTCCAAGCTATAGGGGCGATATCATAAATGGCTTTGAATTTGACGAAAAGGCAAGAGTGCCTGATCCAAAACGTATGATAGAGGCGTATTATCAAAGCGCATCTACGATGAACTTACTTAGAGCCTTTTCAAGAGGTGGTTTGGCCGACCTTCATCAAGTGCATAAGTGGAATTTAGGCTTTGTTAAAAAGCCAGAGATCGGCGAAAAATACGCAAAACTAGCTGATGAACTAACAAAGACACTTTCATTTATGGCAGCTTGTGGCATCACTTCAGCAAATACGCCAGTCATAAATCAAACCGCGGTTTATACATCTCACGAGGCACTTTTGCTACCTTATGAAGAGGCATTGACTAGGGTTGATAGTCTTAGCGGTGAATGGTACGACTGCTCGGCTCATATGCTTTGGATAGGTGAGAGAACACGTGGTATAAACGACGCTCACGTGCATTTTTTAAGCGGCGTGAAAAATCCTATCGGTGTAAAGATCGGACCAAGTGCAAAGGCTGAAGATGTCGTCGCACTTGCAAATAAACTAAATCCAGAAAATGAAGCTGGCAGACTAAACGTGATAATCAGAATGGGTGCTGATAAGATAGGCGAAAATTTACCAAAAATTTTAAGAGAGCTAAAGCGAGAAGGGCTAAATATCGTTTATAGCATCGATCCGATGCATGGCAACACTGTAAAAACATCAAATAACTACAAAACCAGAGAATTTGACAAGATAATAAGCGAAGTTAGAAGCTTTTTTGAAATTCACAAAGCTGAGGGCACAAGAGCTGGCGGTGTGCATCTTGAGATGACAGGCCAAGACGTGACTGAGTGCACGGGTGGGGCATTAAATATCACTGAAAGTTCGCTTGAGCAAAGATATGAAACACAGTGTGATCCAAGGCTAAATGCTGATCAGGCACTTGAGCTTGCATTTTTGATGGCTGATCTAGTTAAAAAAGCTTAG
- a CDS encoding NAD(P)/FAD-dependent oxidoreductase → MVNVYDLIVVGGGPCGIASVVEAKRNGLNNVLLLEKGDNHSQTIRKFYKDNKRVDKEYKGQDSTIHGVVSFEDGTKESTLDYFDKLLDTEKIEAFFNSEVESVKKDGEIFKVTTSKAVYEAKNVMISIGKMGRPNKPDYKIPPSLNSVVNFNLDSCTNGEKVLVVGGGNSAVEYAIELCQYNKTTIAYRKDNFSRVNETNLSALWELEKHGKIKVRLNHDIKELDNESGKVRVHYENGKIRVYDRVVYAIGGSSPVDFLQKCQIKIDEKGTPIVDSNYQSSVPGLYVGGDIVLKNGGSIVVALNHAHHVIKDILKGKA, encoded by the coding sequence ATGGTAAATGTTTATGATCTAATCGTTGTTGGTGGCGGACCTTGTGGAATTGCTAGCGTAGTTGAGGCAAAAAGAAATGGCTTAAACAACGTTTTGCTTCTTGAAAAAGGTGATAATCACAGCCAAACGATAAGAAAATTTTATAAAGATAATAAACGCGTAGATAAAGAGTATAAAGGGCAAGATAGCACGATACATGGCGTAGTTTCGTTTGAAGATGGCACAAAAGAGAGCACGCTTGACTATTTTGATAAACTGCTTGACACTGAAAAAATTGAAGCTTTTTTTAATTCTGAAGTAGAGAGCGTAAAAAAAGATGGAGAAATTTTTAAAGTAACTACCTCAAAAGCCGTATATGAAGCTAAAAATGTGATGATATCAATTGGCAAAATGGGACGACCAAATAAGCCTGATTATAAAATTCCGCCTTCACTAAACTCAGTTGTAAATTTTAACCTTGATAGCTGTACAAACGGTGAGAAGGTGCTTGTTGTAGGTGGCGGAAACTCAGCAGTTGAGTATGCGATCGAGCTTTGCCAATACAATAAAACCACAATCGCTTATAGAAAAGATAATTTTAGCCGCGTAAATGAGACAAATTTAAGTGCGCTTTGGGAGCTAGAAAAGCATGGTAAGATAAAAGTTAGGCTAAATCACGATATAAAAGAGTTAGATAACGAATCAGGCAAAGTTAGAGTGCATTACGAAAATGGCAAAATTCGCGTTTATGACAGAGTTGTCTATGCGATAGGCGGCTCAAGTCCGGTTGATTTTTTACAAAAATGTCAGATAAAAATTGATGAAAAAGGCACTCCAATAGTTGATAGCAACTACCAAAGTAGCGTACCAGGACTTTATGTGGGCGGTGACATCGTGCTAAAAAATGGCGGCTCAATAGTCGTTGCGCTAAATCACGCTCATCACGTCATAAAAGACATTTTAAAGGGCAAGGCATAA
- a CDS encoding vesicular transport factor Uso1p, translated as MINKILLAIFCLIAGFCLSFFKSPKEDETPKDTNQTIYSINFDNLPEEERQKYISKDDLYEYGGYITPKSYIQNFTETNDQNLSNDVNELQEQVRELSKKNKILATDNVDISEKNLDFISKISEMKKNIENEKNEIVEKNQKTLGELEAQHFENIQTLTKRLNEAQADMIESSKAYEKKIIDLENAINEAKNGDESKVKDIEANFAKFKEMAEANYTALKEQNIELNTTLAQKDALIKEYENAQNEKDKNEKREILLLKEEIERAKNDAKTQKFSYEKEINALTDGFETQKSVMEDELSKKANKIIDLEEALESNQTALKDRIYELDEIKKNLNSKDLAVENYNGKNLELNASLAALHKSFNDLKEKNLKSEQENKLANENINSLKKELERVNLINKKLEKQTLDANASLSELNKKLNLSEESLKNARDELKALDTKTNKFLKTLFEQNQTISLQTQKLGLNDSELKNLSAKINLKDEKIKELENNLTQTSQTLAAKQSELEAQKRTLKIDMQNYEILRQQINILQKKIADTSALFADSNKSGGKNLLSLQNELESAKHKLNESNKTIERLNSKINELSSSSVKGSPVNAKIIELQKDIEQNLNRQDELENENVNLKNILQATTKPETPTKLVLISSFECDDMDAKDKVSVMCKNRVSEFLQRFNSNYLYEIIPIVDKKNFVIPSNVAQSIKKDDLGRLNNYVNYGVGKERAKAAAELIKEEFGDFARISFSSEVIVKDVTRGFIIKVYR; from the coding sequence TTGATAAATAAAATTTTACTAGCTATTTTTTGTTTGATAGCTGGCTTTTGTCTATCGTTTTTTAAATCTCCAAAAGAGGATGAGACACCAAAAGATACTAATCAAACGATTTATTCTATAAATTTTGACAATTTGCCAGAAGAAGAGAGACAAAAATACATTAGCAAAGACGATCTTTACGAATATGGCGGATATATAACTCCAAAAAGCTATATCCAAAATTTTACTGAAACGAACGATCAAAATTTATCAAATGATGTAAACGAACTTCAAGAACAAGTTCGTGAGCTAAGTAAAAAAAATAAAATTTTAGCTACTGATAATGTTGATATCAGCGAGAAAAATTTAGACTTTATAAGCAAAATTTCAGAGATGAAAAAAAATATCGAAAATGAAAAAAATGAGATAGTTGAAAAAAATCAAAAGACGCTAGGTGAGCTTGAAGCACAACATTTTGAAAATATACAAACTCTCACAAAACGGCTAAATGAAGCTCAAGCTGATATGATTGAGAGCTCAAAAGCCTATGAAAAAAAGATAATAGACCTTGAAAATGCGATAAATGAGGCAAAAAATGGCGATGAAAGTAAGGTAAAAGACATCGAAGCAAATTTTGCTAAATTTAAAGAGATGGCTGAGGCAAATTACACAGCTTTAAAAGAGCAAAATATAGAGCTAAATACGACGCTGGCTCAAAAAGACGCGCTAATAAAAGAGTATGAAAATGCTCAAAATGAAAAAGATAAAAACGAAAAAAGAGAAATTTTGCTTTTAAAAGAGGAGATCGAGCGAGCAAAAAATGACGCTAAGACACAAAAATTTAGCTATGAAAAAGAGATAAATGCACTAACTGATGGCTTTGAAACACAAAAAAGTGTTATGGAGGATGAGCTTTCAAAAAAGGCAAATAAGATAATTGATCTTGAGGAAGCGCTTGAGTCAAATCAAACTGCCTTAAAAGATAGAATTTATGAGCTTGATGAGATAAAGAAAAATTTAAACTCAAAAGATTTGGCAGTTGAAAACTATAATGGTAAAAATTTAGAGCTAAACGCCTCTCTTGCGGCACTTCATAAAAGTTTTAATGATTTAAAAGAAAAAAATCTTAAAAGCGAGCAGGAAAATAAACTCGCAAATGAAAATATAAATTCGCTTAAAAAAGAGCTTGAGCGAGTAAATTTGATAAATAAAAAGCTAGAGAAGCAAACTTTAGATGCAAATGCAAGTTTAAGTGAGCTAAATAAAAAGCTAAATTTGAGTGAAGAGAGCCTTAAAAATGCACGAGATGAACTAAAGGCGCTTGATACAAAGACAAATAAATTTTTAAAAACTTTATTTGAGCAAAATCAAACTATCTCTTTGCAGACTCAAAAGCTTGGGTTAAATGACAGCGAGTTGAAAAATTTAAGTGCAAAGATAAATTTAAAAGATGAAAAGATAAAAGAGCTGGAAAATAATCTCACGCAAACAAGTCAAACGCTAGCAGCAAAGCAAAGTGAGCTAGAAGCTCAAAAAAGGACACTAAAGATCGATATGCAAAATTATGAAATTTTGCGTCAGCAAATAAATATTTTGCAAAAAAAGATAGCTGATACATCGGCTCTTTTTGCTGATAGTAATAAAAGTGGTGGTAAAAATTTACTAAGCTTACAAAATGAGCTTGAAAGTGCAAAACATAAGTTAAACGAGAGCAATAAGACGATTGAAAGGTTAAATTCTAAAATAAATGAACTTAGCTCATCTAGCGTAAAAGGAAGTCCAGTAAATGCCAAGATCATCGAACTTCAAAAAGATATCGAGCAAAATTTAAATAGGCAAGATGAGCTTGAAAACGAAAATGTGAATTTAAAAAATATCTTACAAGCGACAACTAAACCGGAGACGCCAACAAAGCTAGTTTTGATCTCTAGTTTTGAGTGCGATGACATGGACGCAAAAGATAAGGTTAGCGTGATGTGCAAGAATAGAGTGAGCGAATTTTTACAAAGATTTAACTCAAACTACCTTTATGAGATAATTCCGATCGTAGATAAGAAAAATTTTGTCATCCCATCAAATGTAGCTCAAAGCATCAAAAAAGATGATCTTGGCAGGCTAAATAACTATGTAAATTATGGCGTTGGTAAAGAGCGCGCAAAGGCAGCAGCCGAGCTTATAAAAGAAGAATTTGGCGATTTTGCAAGGATCAGCTTTAGCTCAGAAGTGATCGTAAAAGATGTCACGCGTGGCTTTATCATCAAGGTTTATAGATGA
- a CDS encoding tRNA1(Val) (adenine(37)-N6)-methyltransferase → MILAQLKSGYRYNSDTLVLYDFISSSLKNFSGRILDVGAGCGILGLLLKRDFKNSSLSLLDILQINGEISKFNASKNGLEAEIINADFADFKDSEKFDLIVSNPPFYHEGAKQSEDEHIKASRYTSSLGLKDFIKGISVNLKPHKRAFFCYAPDDLSQIVACLKEFKLNLVSLKFIHTKADKPANLALFEVRNNSNSKLKILSPLVMSENGSHTKEAIEIFKKANTNSIDYQELA, encoded by the coding sequence ATGATCTTGGCTCAGCTAAAAAGTGGCTATCGCTACAACAGCGATACGCTGGTACTTTATGATTTTATAAGCTCAAGTTTGAAAAATTTTTCAGGCAGGATTTTAGACGTTGGCGCAGGGTGCGGGATACTTGGGCTTTTACTTAAACGCGACTTTAAAAATTCCAGCCTAAGCTTGCTTGATATCTTGCAGATAAATGGTGAAATTTCTAAATTTAATGCCAGTAAGAATGGCTTGGAGGCAGAAATCATAAATGCTGATTTTGCAGATTTTAAAGATAGTGAGAAATTTGACCTCATCGTATCAAATCCACCATTTTATCACGAGGGTGCAAAACAAAGCGAAGATGAGCATATAAAGGCTAGTAGATACACAAGCTCTTTGGGTCTAAAAGACTTTATAAAAGGTATAAGCGTAAATTTAAAGCCTCACAAAAGGGCGTTTTTTTGCTATGCACCTGATGATCTTAGTCAGATTGTAGCGTGTCTAAAAGAGTTTAAGTTAAATTTAGTAAGCCTAAAATTTATTCATACAAAGGCTGATAAGCCAGCAAATTTGGCCTTATTTGAGGTAAGAAATAATTCAAACTCAAAGTTAAAAATTTTGTCACCTTTAGTGATGAGTGAAAATGGCTCGCATACAAAAGAGGCGATTGAAATTTTTAAAAAAGCTAATACAAACAGCATTGATTATCAGGAACTAGCGTGA
- a CDS encoding YkgJ family cysteine cluster protein, whose amino-acid sequence MRVQGFNYEFDASFCESCGGKCCTGESGYIWINEEEISKFCTAFYMSKDEFEKQFLIRVGLRCSIKEKPYEDGFACVFFDEKNKNCSVYELRPQQCRTFPFWNYFKKNLKELKAECIGVKF is encoded by the coding sequence GTGAGGGTGCAAGGCTTTAACTATGAGTTTGATGCGAGCTTTTGCGAGAGCTGCGGCGGCAAGTGTTGCACGGGAGAGAGTGGCTACATTTGGATAAACGAAGAAGAAATTTCAAAATTTTGCACCGCATTTTATATGAGTAAAGATGAGTTTGAAAAGCAGTTTTTAATAAGAGTTGGGCTAAGGTGTAGCATAAAAGAGAAGCCTTATGAAGATGGCTTTGCTTGTGTATTTTTTGATGAAAAAAATAAAAACTGCTCAGTTTATGAGCTAAGGCCACAGCAGTGTAGGACTTTTCCATTTTGGAATTATTTTAAAAAAAATTTAAAGGAGCTAAAAGCAGAATGCATTGGCGTAAAATTTTAG
- a CDS encoding tetratricopeptide repeat protein, whose amino-acid sequence MHWRKILVFFMSVFFNSQLLLADDNKSINLRLMQALLFQDSGDVNASIQAYSNIFKDTNQKAYLKEAIKLAFATKNENLDALISEGEKSLKDDSDFIRIKVANLVNLSKLNEAKSLMQELATKEPNAQNLLMLGTICMMQNETTTALKYFEEAYSLKQEEENLLRIVDILINRMDKIKDATKYLEKFKDEQGCTLKTCELLAEIYSQQRNFPKVIELFEELYELSHDTSYIDKIVQFFIYDKNYKAAIEILKKYSYNDMALMDLYAATSNFGDAYILAVKIYNDSRDLNFLAKAAIYEYEMNKDTLNEQKMAEILDKFEASVPKLENDMFFNYYGYLLIDHDIDPRKGIELVQKALAISPESPYYEDSLAWGYFKLGECKKAKSIMQHAMKDVDFRTSKEAKEHLHLIERCIINLNKRLKK is encoded by the coding sequence ATGCATTGGCGTAAAATTTTAGTATTTTTTATGAGCGTATTTTTTAACTCGCAGCTACTTTTGGCTGACGATAATAAAAGTATAAATTTACGTCTAATGCAGGCTTTATTGTTTCAAGATAGCGGAGATGTGAATGCTAGCATTCAAGCTTACTCAAACATTTTTAAAGATACAAATCAAAAAGCTTATTTAAAAGAGGCAATCAAACTCGCCTTTGCGACAAAAAATGAAAATTTAGACGCTTTGATAAGTGAAGGCGAAAAAAGCTTAAAAGACGATAGCGATTTTATCCGCATAAAGGTGGCAAATTTAGTAAATCTTTCAAAGCTAAATGAGGCTAAAAGTTTAATGCAAGAGCTTGCTACAAAAGAGCCAAATGCCCAAAATTTACTCATGCTTGGCACTATTTGTATGATGCAAAATGAAACAACGACTGCGCTAAAATACTTTGAAGAGGCTTACTCTCTAAAGCAAGAAGAAGAAAACTTGCTCCGTATCGTTGATATTTTGATAAATCGCATGGATAAGATAAAAGACGCTACAAAATATCTTGAAAAATTTAAAGACGAACAAGGTTGCACGCTAAAGACTTGCGAGCTTTTGGCTGAAATTTACTCCCAGCAAAGAAATTTCCCAAAGGTGATCGAACTCTTTGAGGAGCTCTATGAGCTAAGTCACGACACTTCGTATATTGATAAGATCGTGCAGTTTTTTATATATGATAAAAATTACAAAGCAGCAATTGAAATTTTAAAAAAATATAGCTACAACGATATGGCGCTTATGGATCTTTATGCGGCGACTAGTAATTTTGGTGATGCATACATACTTGCTGTTAAAATTTATAACGATAGCAGGGATTTAAATTTTTTAGCAAAAGCCGCGATTTACGAATACGAGATGAATAAAGATACCTTGAACGAACAAAAAATGGCTGAAATTTTAGATAAATTTGAAGCTAGCGTGCCAAAGCTAGAAAATGATATGTTTTTTAACTATTATGGCTACTTGCTGATAGATCATGACATCGATCCTAGAAAGGGTATAGAGCTTGTGCAAAAGGCACTTGCTATCTCACCTGAGTCGCCTTATTACGAGGATTCGCTAGCGTGGGGATATTTTAAGCTTGGTGAGTGCAAAAAGGCAAAAAGCATTATGCAGCATGCAATGAAAGATGTTGATTTTAGGACTTCAAAAGAGGCAAAAGAGCATTTACACCTAATAGAGCGCTGTATAATAAATCTAAATAAAAGGCTTAAAAAATGA
- the trpC gene encoding indole-3-glycerol phosphate synthase TrpC, whose translation MILDEIIKKTKDDLEKRKADFPEEWLGRSLAYNPYVPRDVLSALRSSKDEPIKIIAEIKKASPSKGVIREDFEPIKIAQEYEPYANAFSILTEPHWFKGDIEYITQVRRYASRPILRKDFIIDKYQILEALVYGADFILLIAKALTQNELKELLDYAHHLGLEVLVETHDASDVKKAIFAGANIIGINHRNLDDFTMDMSLCEKLIPLLPNGKIIVAESGLYEHEQLRELSKIGVDAFLIGEHFMRQDDIKNAVKKIKEGE comes from the coding sequence ATGATACTTGATGAGATAATAAAAAAGACTAAAGATGATCTTGAAAAAAGAAAAGCAGACTTCCCTGAGGAGTGGCTTGGTCGCTCGCTCGCGTACAATCCATACGTGCCAAGAGATGTTTTAAGTGCGCTTAGATCAAGTAAAGATGAGCCTATAAAAATCATAGCCGAGATTAAAAAAGCAAGCCCAAGCAAAGGTGTGATAAGAGAGGATTTTGAGCCTATAAAAATCGCTCAGGAATACGAGCCATACGCAAATGCTTTTAGTATCTTGACTGAGCCACATTGGTTTAAAGGCGACATCGAGTACATCACGCAGGTTCGTCGCTATGCATCAAGGCCTATCCTTAGAAAAGACTTTATTATTGATAAGTATCAAATTCTTGAAGCTCTTGTTTATGGGGCGGATTTTATCTTGCTCATCGCAAAAGCATTAACTCAAAACGAGCTAAAAGAGCTTTTAGACTACGCTCATCATTTAGGGCTTGAGGTTTTGGTTGAAACTCACGACGCGAGTGATGTGAAAAAGGCTATCTTTGCAGGAGCAAATATAATAGGTATAAATCACCGAAATTTAGATGATTTTACGATGGATATGAGTCTTTGTGAGAAGCTCATACCACTTTTGCCAAATGGCAAGATAATAGTCGCTGAAAGCGGTCTTTACGAGCATGAACAGCTTAGAGAGCTAAGCAAAATAGGCGTAGATGCTTTCTTGATAGGAGAGCATTTTATGAGGCAAGACGATATAAAAAATGCCGTTAAAAAGATAAAGGAGGGCGAGTAA
- a CDS encoding HIT family protein — MQHLCAPWRSEYFSAKKDSCVFCDVVNSDDDDKNGVLFRAKHCFGIMNLYPYSPGHFMIIPNQHTDKIEELDEQTWFEMSKFVRLGVEILKKELYANGVNIGMNLGKAAGAGIAEHVHYHLVPRWSGDTNFITTISDVRVNGTPFHPLFEKLKKAFSAVI; from the coding sequence ATGCAGCACCTTTGTGCCCCTTGGAGAAGCGAATACTTTAGTGCTAAAAAAGATAGCTGTGTTTTTTGTGATGTTGTAAACTCAGATGATGATGATAAAAATGGCGTACTTTTTCGAGCCAAGCATTGTTTTGGGATTATGAATTTATATCCGTATTCTCCAGGTCATTTTATGATAATACCAAATCAGCATACCGACAAGATCGAAGAGCTTGATGAGCAGACTTGGTTTGAGATGAGTAAATTTGTAAGGCTTGGAGTTGAAATTTTAAAAAAAGAGCTTTATGCTAATGGTGTAAATATAGGTATGAATTTAGGCAAGGCAGCGGGAGCTGGCATAGCTGAGCACGTGCATTATCACCTTGTGCCAAGGTGGAGCGGGGATACAAATTTTATAACCACTATCTCTGATGTGAGAGTAAATGGCACGCCATTTCACCCACTTTTTGAGAAACTAAAAAAGGCATTTAGTGCCGTTATTTGA
- the mnmH gene encoding tRNA 2-selenouridine(34) synthase MnmH: MPLFELDAEQWLEKRSSFEILIDARSPHEFSYSHIKDAINLYALNDAEHKEVGTIYKSDRSLAKSLGAKYICKNLQNIIDEVYKRAKVGSAIGIYCAKGGLRSNSVGHVLSMIGYRVFRLSGGYKAYRNHVLEFLNRPLSTKFITLFGNTGCYKSKLIRALSPSIDLEAMANHLGSVFGAINGAQPSQKSFEDALFEKLITLKDEICFIEGESRRIGSLSLPKSLYEAMRSGINVEVSASLEKRISCIVDDYKSVDKAFFDECMKKISPFIDKKARDEAVAKFNKNDIAKVAEILLTKYYDKVYKKNENINVFINSDDFEEAVKKLNDIKNEAKF, encoded by the coding sequence GTGCCGTTATTTGAGCTTGATGCAGAGCAGTGGCTAGAGAAAAGAAGCTCTTTTGAAATTTTAATAGACGCAAGATCGCCACATGAATTTTCATATTCACACATAAAAGATGCCATAAATTTATACGCTTTAAATGACGCGGAACATAAAGAGGTAGGCACGATCTATAAAAGCGATAGATCCCTAGCAAAGAGTCTTGGTGCAAAGTATATCTGCAAAAATTTACAAAATATCATTGATGAGGTTTATAAAAGAGCCAAGGTTGGTTCAGCTATTGGCATCTACTGCGCTAAAGGTGGGCTTAGATCAAATTCTGTTGGCCATGTGCTTAGCATGATAGGATATAGAGTTTTTAGACTTAGTGGTGGCTATAAAGCTTATAGAAATCATGTTTTAGAATTTCTAAATCGACCTTTAAGCACAAAATTTATCACTCTTTTTGGAAATACTGGCTGCTATAAAAGCAAGCTCATAAGGGCTCTAAGTCCGTCAATAGACCTTGAAGCTATGGCAAATCATTTAGGATCTGTCTTTGGAGCGATAAATGGCGCGCAGCCAAGCCAAAAAAGCTTTGAAGATGCGTTGTTTGAAAAGCTCATCACACTAAAAGATGAAATTTGCTTTATCGAGGGTGAGAGCAGAAGGATAGGCTCGTTAAGTTTGCCAAAAAGTCTTTATGAGGCGATGCGTAGTGGCATAAATGTCGAAGTAAGTGCAAGTTTAGAAAAAAGAATTTCTTGTATAGTAGATGACTATAAAAGTGTGGATAAAGCCTTTTTTGACGAGTGTATGAAGAAAATTTCACCATTTATCGATAAAAAAGCTAGAGATGAAGCTGTGGCTAAATTTAATAAAAATGACATTGCTAAAGTAGCTGAAATTTTACTCACAAAATACTATGACAAGGTCTATAAGAAAAATGAAAATATTAATGTTTTCATAAATTCTGATGACTTTGAAGAGGCCGTTAAAAAGCTAAATGATATAAAAAATGAAGCAAAATTTTAG